From a single Intestinibaculum porci genomic region:
- the aroA gene encoding 3-phosphoshikimate 1-carboxyvinyltransferase, whose amino-acid sequence MHSLTIHPARLQGVINVPTSKSLAHRAIICAALAKGESVITNISMSKDIEATIGAMRALGATIITQGTTLYINGNDTFKEDHVTINCNESGSTLRFMVPVALRNKRQVHFTGGGKLGQRPLDVFYDIFDKQGIAYKHKEGVLDLFIEGQLTSGTFAVPGDISSQFITGLLFVLPLLEGDSKIVVTSPLQSKAYIDLTLDMLERFGIVIDHEDQVFHIRGSQQYKAHDYEVEGDFSQAANFLVAGAIGNDVTIGNLNLDSKQGDRAAITLLEKMGAQMKETPAGIKMMPSPLQCISLDASQCPDIIPVIAVACALAQGTSQIMNAKRLRIKECDRLAATVEVLKACGVDVIELEDAMIIRGTDLFRGARLQTYNDHRMAMMEAIMATRSVGDLILDDASCVAKSYPNFFEHYALLGGSCDEC is encoded by the coding sequence ATGCATTCTTTAACCATACATCCAGCACGCTTACAAGGCGTGATCAACGTTCCAACATCCAAGTCTTTAGCGCATCGGGCCATTATTTGTGCAGCCCTCGCTAAGGGAGAAAGTGTCATTACGAATATTTCTATGTCCAAAGACATTGAAGCGACGATTGGTGCGATGCGCGCCTTAGGAGCAACAATTATTACCCAGGGGACCACTCTGTATATTAATGGCAATGATACTTTTAAAGAAGATCATGTAACGATCAACTGTAACGAAAGCGGCTCAACCCTACGTTTTATGGTACCGGTCGCTTTAAGAAATAAACGTCAGGTTCATTTCACTGGCGGCGGAAAATTAGGTCAGCGTCCGTTAGATGTATTTTATGACATCTTTGACAAGCAAGGGATTGCCTATAAGCATAAAGAAGGGGTCTTAGATCTTTTTATTGAAGGACAGCTCACATCTGGCACATTTGCCGTGCCAGGTGATATCTCTTCCCAGTTTATTACAGGTTTGCTTTTTGTCTTACCGTTATTAGAAGGAGACTCCAAGATTGTCGTCACCTCGCCGCTGCAGTCAAAAGCTTATATTGATTTAACATTAGATATGTTGGAAAGATTTGGCATTGTCATTGATCATGAGGATCAGGTTTTCCATATTCGCGGAAGCCAGCAGTATAAAGCTCATGATTATGAAGTAGAAGGGGACTTCTCGCAGGCCGCGAACTTCTTAGTCGCTGGGGCGATTGGCAATGATGTCACGATTGGCAATCTCAATTTAGATTCCAAGCAGGGGGATCGCGCGGCAATTACTTTACTCGAAAAAATGGGAGCTCAGATGAAAGAGACCCCGGCAGGCATTAAAATGATGCCAAGTCCCTTACAGTGCATCTCTTTAGATGCTTCGCAGTGCCCGGATATTATTCCGGTTATTGCGGTCGCCTGCGCGTTAGCGCAAGGCACTAGTCAGATTATGAATGCCAAACGTTTACGTATTAAAGAATGCGATCGTTTAGCCGCGACTGTTGAAGTGCTTAAAGCCTGCGGCGTTGATGTCATCGAATTAGAAGATGCGATGATTATTCGCGGCACGGATCTGTTTAGAGGAGCTCGCTTACAGACATATAATGATCATCGCATGGCGATGATGGAAGCGATTATGGCTACGCGCAGCGTCGGCGATCTGATTTTAGATGATGCCTCATGCGTCGCTAAATCTTATCCAAATTTCTTTGAACATTATGCATTATTAGGAGGTTCATGTGATGAGTGCTAA
- the aroC gene encoding chorismate synthase has translation MSANWGHHIELSLFGESHGKALGIVIGNLPAGIRLDMDAILKDMKRRAPGQNLMSTQRKEADEVEIMSGLLDGVTTGAPLCGMIYNTSQHSKDYSYLKAKMRPGHSDYPAYVKYKGFNDVRGGGHFSGRLTAPIVFAGAIAKQILATRGIHVGAHILSIKDVKDERYPLDITPDYLAALGEKQYPVINDEAMEKMRDVIEAARQGQNSVGGKIECAITGLKPGLGNPFFDSVEAHLSQLLFSIPAVKAVSFGDLDDITQFTGIEANDSYYYDGDVVKTRTNHNGGITGGITNGMPVVFNVSVKPTSSVSLKQQTINVETKQDDTLEIVGRHDPCIVQRAIVVVEAMAAIGILDMMEDIK, from the coding sequence ATGAGTGCTAATTGGGGACACCATATTGAATTATCATTATTTGGCGAAAGTCATGGCAAAGCTTTAGGCATTGTCATTGGCAATCTGCCAGCAGGGATCCGTTTAGATATGGACGCGATTTTGAAAGATATGAAACGCCGGGCGCCAGGGCAGAACTTAATGTCCACCCAGCGTAAAGAAGCGGATGAAGTTGAGATTATGAGCGGGCTTTTAGATGGCGTCACTACCGGGGCACCATTATGCGGGATGATTTATAACACTTCCCAGCATTCTAAGGATTATTCTTATTTAAAAGCAAAGATGCGTCCTGGTCATAGTGATTATCCGGCTTATGTGAAATACAAAGGCTTTAACGATGTCCGCGGCGGCGGTCACTTCTCGGGCCGTTTAACAGCTCCGATTGTTTTTGCCGGGGCGATTGCCAAGCAAATTTTAGCGACGCGCGGGATTCATGTCGGCGCGCATATCTTAAGCATCAAAGATGTCAAAGATGAACGTTATCCTTTAGATATTACACCAGACTATTTAGCTGCCTTAGGGGAAAAACAGTATCCGGTCATTAATGATGAGGCCATGGAAAAAATGCGCGATGTGATCGAAGCAGCCCGTCAAGGACAAAACAGTGTCGGCGGGAAGATTGAATGTGCCATTACGGGGTTAAAACCGGGGTTAGGCAATCCCTTCTTTGATAGTGTAGAAGCGCATTTATCACAGTTATTATTCTCCATTCCAGCAGTGAAAGCCGTCAGCTTTGGGGATCTTGATGATATTACGCAGTTTACTGGTATTGAAGCTAATGATTCTTATTATTACGATGGTGATGTTGTCAAAACAAGAACAAACCATAATGGCGGAATTACTGGCGGCATTACTAATGGCATGCCAGTGGTTTTCAATGTCTCAGTGAAACCAACTTCATCTGTTTCTCTCAAACAGCAGACGATTAACGTGGAAACGAAACAGGATGATACCTTGGAAATTGTTGGTCGTCATGATCCATGTATTGTCCAGCGGGCGATTGTTGTGGTTGAAGCGATGGCGGCTATTGGCATCCTGGATATGATGGAGGATATCAAATGA
- a CDS encoding bifunctional chorismate mutase/prephenate dehydratase yields the protein MKDLETCRKEIDEIDAQLIDLFEKRMGVARDVVKYKAAHGMKIFQREREIQVVNKNLARVKNKVLINYVRNFILNNMNLSRAYQASLMPNSPLKIEQPKRENIKVGYQGVPGSFSSQAMKSYFGKDVASTNYERFEDVFIALKNKEIDYGVVPLENSSTGAINDNYDLINKYGFYIVGEQSISIAQNLLGIKGAKVEDIKEVYSHPQGLLQTSQFLDAHHIRKHRYLNTAAAAKLVAENGDKAIGAIASTEAAELYDLDVLAPSIENDKSNHTRFIVFARHLEAPIDATRISMVFTLRHEVGSLYEVMRIIKDHFINMARVESRPLPGNPWEYYFYVDIDGNLGDYNVLAALQELKATTDSFRLLGNYERKEA from the coding sequence ATGAAAGATTTAGAAACATGTCGGAAAGAGATTGATGAGATTGATGCCCAGCTCATCGATCTCTTTGAAAAGAGAATGGGCGTTGCCCGGGATGTGGTGAAATACAAAGCCGCGCATGGCATGAAGATTTTTCAAAGAGAAAGAGAAATTCAGGTCGTTAATAAAAACTTAGCCCGGGTGAAAAATAAAGTGCTGATTAACTATGTTCGTAACTTTATTTTAAACAATATGAACTTATCACGCGCTTATCAGGCGTCATTAATGCCCAATAGCCCATTAAAGATTGAACAGCCAAAACGTGAGAATATTAAGGTCGGTTATCAGGGCGTGCCGGGGTCCTTTTCATCGCAGGCGATGAAGTCTTATTTTGGAAAAGATGTGGCATCGACAAACTATGAACGTTTTGAAGATGTCTTCATCGCTTTAAAAAATAAAGAGATTGATTATGGCGTAGTACCATTAGAAAACTCTTCAACTGGAGCGATTAATGATAACTATGACCTTATTAATAAATATGGCTTCTATATTGTTGGAGAACAGTCAATCTCAATTGCCCAAAACTTACTTGGCATCAAAGGGGCTAAGGTCGAAGACATTAAAGAAGTTTATTCGCATCCGCAAGGCTTATTGCAGACGTCGCAGTTCTTAGATGCGCATCACATTCGTAAACATCGTTATCTTAATACCGCTGCGGCGGCGAAGCTCGTCGCTGAAAATGGCGATAAAGCGATCGGGGCGATCGCTTCAACGGAAGCGGCGGAGCTCTATGACTTAGATGTTTTAGCACCTTCGATTGAAAATGATAAATCGAATCATACCCGTTTTATTGTCTTTGCAAGACACTTGGAAGCCCCTATTGATGCGACGCGGATTTCGATGGTCTTTACTTTACGCCATGAAGTCGGTTCTTTATATGAAGTGATGCGTATTATCAAAGACCACTTTATTAATATGGCCCGCGTGGAATCAAGACCACTGCCTGGCAATCCATGGGAATATTATTTCTATGTCGATATCGATGGTAACTTAGGCGACTATAATGTCTTAGCGGCTTTACAGGAATTAAAGGCTACCACTGATTCATTTAGATTACTTGGAAACTATGAGAGGAAAGAAGCATGA